A region from the Hydrogenimonas sp. genome encodes:
- a CDS encoding UDP-galactose-lipid carrier transferase — translation MDRKRYKKELYRLQVELVKFQRHVIKKEIKVCVVFEGRDAAGKDGTIKRFTEHLSPREVRSVALGKPSDRERKSWYFQRYTPHLPSGGEIVFFNRSWYNRAGVEKVMGFCTKKEYELFMREVSSFEQMLTHSEMIFFKYYLDISKKEQKRRLEERKRDPLKQWKLSPIDQKAQKLWKEYSKARDEMFAKTSFVFAPWYVVHSDDKRVSRINVMKHFLSHVDYPGKEEKYLLFDNDVVCEFDPQCYEKGLIAP, via the coding sequence ATGGATAGAAAGAGGTACAAGAAGGAGCTCTACCGGCTGCAGGTCGAACTGGTGAAGTTCCAGCGCCATGTTATTAAAAAAGAGATCAAAGTCTGCGTGGTATTCGAAGGGAGGGATGCCGCCGGTAAAGATGGAACCATAAAGCGGTTCACCGAACATCTCAGCCCCAGGGAGGTGCGCTCCGTGGCGCTCGGTAAACCGAGTGACCGAGAGAGAAAGTCGTGGTATTTTCAGCGGTATACGCCGCATCTGCCGAGCGGCGGGGAGATCGTCTTTTTCAACCGGAGCTGGTACAACAGGGCGGGCGTCGAAAAGGTGATGGGCTTCTGTACAAAAAAGGAGTATGAACTCTTCATGAGAGAGGTCTCCAGCTTCGAACAGATGCTTACGCACTCGGAGATGATCTTCTTCAAATACTACCTGGATATTTCGAAAAAGGAGCAGAAGAGACGGCTCGAGGAGAGGAAAAGAGATCCGCTGAAGCAGTGGAAACTCAGCCCGATAGACCAGAAGGCCCAAAAACTCTGGAAGGAGTATTCAAAAGCCAGAGATGAGATGTTTGCCAAGACATCGTTCGTTTTCGCCCCCTGGTATGTGGTGCACAGCGACGACAAGAGGGTCTCCAGAATAAATGTCATGAAACACTTTCTTTCGCATGTGGATTATCCGGGGAAGGAGGAGAAGTACCTGCTCTTCGACAACGATGTGGTTTGCGAGTTCGATCCTCAGTGCTACGAAAAGGGGTTGATTGCGCCATGA